Proteins found in one Maridesulfovibrio sp. genomic segment:
- a CDS encoding DUF3800 domain-containing protein: MDFEVYCDENFPDLFTSTSPKARYMMIGGLWIPSGLRSHVKESVSNLRERHQAWGEIKWTKVSPSKIDFYLDLIDLFFSYQESMRFRCIAIDREVYDGAINNGDNELGFYKFYYQLIHHWVADHNTYKIFCDTKTSRDKTRLSVLHRCLCNSNHLSQIQSIQALPSKQVVLIQLCDLLLGAASSRINETLTEGSAKSMLVQRIENRLGIYKLAPTYRDAIKFNIFKINLQGGW, translated from the coding sequence ATGGATTTTGAAGTCTATTGTGACGAAAACTTCCCGGACCTCTTTACCAGTACCAGCCCAAAGGCTCGGTATATGATGATTGGAGGTCTGTGGATTCCGAGCGGATTACGCTCTCATGTGAAAGAGAGCGTCTCCAATCTAAGGGAAAGGCATCAGGCGTGGGGCGAAATCAAGTGGACCAAGGTTTCACCTTCCAAGATTGATTTTTACCTCGACCTGATTGATCTCTTCTTTTCATATCAGGAGAGTATGAGGTTCCGCTGCATCGCTATCGACAGAGAAGTTTATGATGGTGCAATAAATAATGGTGACAACGAGCTTGGTTTTTACAAGTTTTACTATCAACTTATTCATCACTGGGTAGCAGACCACAACACATATAAAATTTTCTGCGACACAAAGACAAGCAGAGATAAGACAAGATTAAGCGTATTGCATCGCTGTCTTTGTAACTCAAACCACCTTTCGCAGATCCAATCAATTCAGGCATTGCCTTCAAAACAGGTGGTTCTGATACAACTCTGCGATCTTCTACTAGGTGCGGCAAGCAGCCGTATAAACGAGACTCTCACAGAAGGCTCTGCCAAAAGTATGCTCGTCCAACGCATCGAGAACAGGTTGGGAATCTATAAACTTGCCCCCACTTATCGCGATGCCATTAAATTTAATATCTTCAAAATAAATCTTCAAGGAGGATGGTAA
- a CDS encoding type I restriction endonuclease subunit R, whose protein sequence is MNQTPETKEEYSAKIPALQVLANLGWTYISPSQCIEKRGSNREVLLKDELIRSLQARRFEWDGKEHALSPNAIEHIVRDLSSPGLHEGLLTANERIYDKLTLGITVKEFIDGKPVQPTIPIIDWENPENNLFHVTEEMDVLSSAGTHRRIPDIVCFVNGIPFVVIEAKRPESGNPNKSMLDEGISQSIRNQKNDEIPQLFCYAQILMAISNTDGRYGTTKTDKKFWATWREEILDESTFHTIKNTPLSTTAKDSIFLNRPKGMRSYFESLWSKDVLPTQQDKLLISLLSKERLLKMIQYYIIFDKRVGKIVARYQQAFGIKAMLDRVKKTDKNGSREGGVIWHTTGSGKSFTMVFLSKALLLDPELRDCRIFIVTDRLDLEKQLSRVFLTGGAFGSAVATKKEGERAKVRSGRDLAQRIGKGDDRIIFSIIDKFNTASKLPECYNPSDKIIVLVDEGHRSHGGETHERMRKALPNASYIAFTGTPLLKKDKTQNKFGPIIHAYTMQRAVEDGTVTPLLYEERRPELDVNEKAIDKWFDRITLRLKDKQKTDLKKKFANKGAVYGSENRIELIAWDIATHFADNIKSLGMGLKGQLATDSKLSAIRYKKYLDETGLVTSAVIISPPDTREGHSSVDESALPEVQKWFKKAVGNSANAEQYERDVIESFGTDDGVDILIVVDKLLTGFDEPRNTVLYIDKPLKEHNLLQAIARVNRLHEAKDYGLLIDYRGILKELDTTLKQYQDLQERTQSGFDMDDIEGLYHQVDTEYKKLPDLHKRLWRIFSEVENRKDLEQYRQVLMPQYTEDEDGSSLDLRQKVREDFYQALTQFGLCLKIALSSRSFFEDGSFSEKDIARYKSDLKFFTNLRKIARQDAQETVDYSAYEEQIRRLVDKHVVGESIAEPEGIVLINELGTEDPSEWTKEKTRNETDIIRTRVRKTIEQELNNDPYAQKVFSELLKDAISQAEKMFEHPFKQYTLFKDFEEQLNSRAMAGIPKELNESETAKAYYGTFRLVLGEDHFKAIKPEEEKQLIDEAIAIDSIVGTAVVEHSLSPQAMESTIHKGLLPRLFKIIGLDKAKDVIEHIIQITRVRLTHGKK, encoded by the coding sequence ATGAACCAGACACCGGAAACCAAAGAAGAATACAGCGCAAAAATCCCGGCCCTACAGGTCCTTGCAAACCTCGGCTGGACATATATCTCCCCTTCTCAATGCATTGAAAAAAGAGGCTCTAACCGCGAAGTTCTGCTAAAGGACGAACTGATCCGTTCTCTCCAGGCACGGCGCTTTGAATGGGACGGCAAAGAGCACGCTCTTTCTCCCAATGCCATTGAGCACATTGTGCGCGACCTATCTTCACCGGGACTGCATGAAGGTTTACTCACAGCGAATGAACGCATTTACGACAAGCTCACCCTTGGCATAACTGTAAAAGAATTCATAGACGGCAAGCCCGTTCAGCCGACCATCCCCATAATCGATTGGGAAAATCCTGAAAACAACCTGTTCCACGTCACCGAAGAAATGGACGTGCTTTCCTCGGCTGGCACGCATAGACGCATCCCTGATATAGTGTGCTTTGTTAACGGTATTCCCTTTGTGGTCATTGAGGCTAAACGCCCAGAATCCGGTAATCCGAATAAATCCATGCTGGATGAGGGTATAAGTCAGTCAATCCGCAACCAGAAGAACGATGAGATTCCTCAGCTATTCTGCTACGCCCAGATACTCATGGCAATCAGCAATACAGATGGCCGCTACGGAACCACAAAGACAGATAAAAAATTCTGGGCCACATGGCGCGAAGAAATCCTCGATGAATCAACCTTCCACACAATAAAGAACACACCATTATCCACAACAGCCAAAGACTCCATATTTCTAAATCGGCCTAAAGGCATGAGAAGCTATTTTGAATCACTCTGGTCGAAAGATGTGCTCCCTACGCAGCAGGATAAACTGCTCATCAGTCTGCTGAGTAAAGAACGCCTGCTCAAGATGATTCAATATTACATTATTTTCGATAAACGAGTCGGCAAAATTGTTGCCCGTTATCAGCAGGCCTTCGGAATCAAAGCCATGCTTGATCGCGTAAAGAAAACAGACAAGAACGGAAGTCGTGAGGGCGGTGTCATCTGGCACACCACAGGTTCCGGCAAGTCTTTTACTATGGTCTTCCTAAGCAAGGCATTGCTTCTTGATCCTGAGCTCAGAGACTGCCGTATTTTCATCGTTACAGATCGTCTGGACCTTGAAAAACAGCTTTCCAGAGTATTTCTGACCGGAGGTGCCTTCGGCTCAGCGGTTGCGACCAAAAAAGAAGGCGAACGGGCAAAGGTTCGTTCTGGACGGGATCTTGCCCAGCGCATTGGTAAAGGTGATGACCGCATCATATTTTCAATCATTGATAAATTCAATACCGCTTCAAAATTGCCGGAGTGCTATAACCCAAGTGATAAAATTATCGTTCTGGTAGATGAAGGACACCGTAGCCACGGAGGGGAAACCCATGAACGTATGCGCAAGGCTCTGCCAAACGCATCATACATAGCTTTCACCGGAACGCCCCTGCTCAAAAAAGACAAGACGCAGAATAAATTCGGTCCTATCATTCATGCTTACACAATGCAGCGTGCAGTTGAAGACGGAACAGTGACTCCCCTGCTCTATGAGGAACGCCGCCCGGAACTGGATGTGAACGAAAAAGCCATCGACAAATGGTTCGACAGAATTACACTTCGCCTAAAAGATAAACAGAAGACTGACCTCAAAAAGAAATTCGCCAATAAAGGAGCTGTGTATGGTTCCGAGAACCGTATTGAACTTATTGCGTGGGATATAGCAACGCATTTCGCGGATAATATCAAATCGCTAGGCATGGGCCTCAAAGGACAGTTGGCTACAGACTCCAAGCTTTCAGCAATCCGTTATAAAAAATATCTGGATGAGACAGGACTGGTCACAAGCGCGGTGATAATATCCCCACCGGATACACGGGAAGGACACTCCTCTGTTGATGAATCGGCCCTTCCAGAAGTACAGAAATGGTTTAAGAAGGCTGTCGGCAACAGCGCAAATGCTGAACAATATGAACGAGATGTAATTGAAAGTTTTGGAACTGATGATGGAGTGGATATCCTTATCGTGGTGGACAAACTCCTCACAGGATTTGATGAGCCAAGAAACACCGTTCTTTATATTGATAAGCCATTGAAAGAGCATAACCTGCTACAGGCTATCGCCCGAGTTAACAGACTGCATGAAGCCAAAGATTACGGTCTGTTAATTGATTACCGTGGAATACTGAAAGAACTGGATACTACCTTGAAACAGTATCAGGACCTTCAGGAACGAACACAAAGCGGCTTTGATATGGACGATATCGAAGGCTTGTATCATCAGGTGGATACGGAATACAAAAAGCTCCCTGACCTTCATAAAAGACTTTGGAGAATATTCAGCGAAGTTGAAAACAGGAAAGATCTTGAGCAATACCGTCAGGTGCTCATGCCTCAATATACTGAGGACGAAGATGGCAGCAGCTTGGATCTTCGTCAGAAGGTGCGAGAAGATTTCTATCAGGCTCTAACGCAATTTGGACTTTGCCTCAAAATAGCACTGTCGTCGCGTTCTTTCTTTGAAGACGGCAGTTTCAGCGAAAAGGATATCGCCAGATACAAAAGTGACCTCAAATTCTTCACCAATCTTCGCAAAATTGCCCGGCAGGATGCACAAGAAACAGTTGACTACAGTGCATACGAAGAGCAGATAAGACGGCTCGTTGATAAACATGTTGTTGGTGAATCGATAGCTGAACCGGAAGGAATTGTCCTCATCAATGAATTAGGAACGGAAGATCCTTCGGAGTGGACTAAGGAAAAGACCCGCAACGAAACAGATATCATCCGAACCAGAGTAAGAAAGACAATCGAACAGGAACTGAATAACGATCCTTACGCCCAGAAAGTCTTTTCAGAACTTCTGAAGGACGCAATCTCACAGGCCGAGAAAATGTTCGAGCATCCCTTTAAGCAATACACCCTATTCAAAGATTTCGAAGAACAGCTAAATAGCCGAGCAATGGCGGGAATTCCTAAGGAACTCAATGAAAGTGAAACAGCAAAAGCATACTACGGTACTTTCAGACTTGTTTTAGGTGAAGACCATTTCAAAGCCATCAAGCCGGAAGAAGAAAAGCAACTCATTGATGAAGCGATTGCCATCGACTCCATTGTAGGAACCGCTGTAGTAGAACACTCTCTGAGTCCGCAGGCAATGGAATCAACAATACATAAAGGACTGCTACCGCGCCTTTTCAAAATCATCGGACTTGATAAAGCCAAAGACGTCATTGAACACATTATACAGATAACCA